The following are from one region of the Populus trichocarpa isolate Nisqually-1 chromosome 8, P.trichocarpa_v4.1, whole genome shotgun sequence genome:
- the LOC7488350 gene encoding uncharacterized protein LOC7488350 isoform X4, protein MAMSIIFYTSSLPHEPSIQAGSLDNSDASRLDMETFKSQKLGHYYSEFLWLGSPWTCRKRKKHYESFCRNGVKISVHDFVYVLAEESKRLVAYLEDLYEDSKGNKMVMVRWFHKIDEVGIVLPHNFNDREIFFSRCLQDLSIECIDGLAIVLSPQHFKKFLNEAVRTRFNPFVCYKQFDNEEVTPFDITQVEGYWSQEILRYLTIPTSNYLANSQHPFSGSRGEGNDNDASRMRPKKMLRRSKDNDGVCTGSKELLTARYINMQSFHTSRVDGKTGYAFLSTAEVMQNPPQSLNVSSEVEVLSQDSGIRGCWFRASIIKKHKDKVKVRYQDISDAANEAQKLEEWVLVSRVAAPDQLAIRISGRTVVRPTPQFNKGQMASVADVGTAVDAWWNDAWWEGIVVHKETEDRIHVFFPGVKKESVFCCSDLRLSLEWLGNAWKHIKERPDILSHLSSCLERKQVTFISDESKLAEVAIPGSRQSGKANPECGDYPFESRLDMRKEVKALPDLSKDKLLAQLRWSSIKKRRRGSGSSGHKMHHNNNGGLRLSEVVGSNAGERFLIPTSLKVDHENCKYMGDSLFTCAVVQPLTGLVMSR, encoded by the exons ATGGCCATGTCTATCATATTTTACACAA GTTCACTTCCTCATGAACCCTCCATCCAAGCAGGTTCCTTGGATAACAGTGATGCTTCTCGGTTGGATATGGAAACGTTTAAG TCGCAGAAGCTGGGGCATTATTATTCAGAATTTTTGTGGTTAGGTTCTCCATGGACTtgcaggaaaagaaagaagcattaTGAGTCTTTTTGCAGGAACGGTGTCAAAATTTCA GTTCATGACTTTGTTTATGTCTTAGCTGAGGAGTCTAAACGACTAGTTGCTTACCTGGAAGACCTGTATGAGGATTCAAAAGGGAACAAAATGGTTATGGTACGCTGGTTTCACAAAATTGATGAGGTTGGTATTGTTTTGCCTCACAATTTTAATGacagagagatttttttttctcgttgtCTTCAAGATCTCAGTATCGAATGCATAGATGGATTGGCCATCGTCCTGAGTCCTCAGCATTTCAAGAAGTTCCTAAATGAGGCCGTACGTACTAGGTTCAATCCCTTTGTTTGCTACAAGCAGTTTGACAATGAAGAAGTCACACCCTTTGATATTACTCAAGTTGAAGGATACTGGAGCCAGGAAATTCTTAGGTATTTGACCATTCCTACTTCAAATTATCTGGCAAATTCCCAGCATCCATTCAGTGGCTCGAGAGGGGAAGGAAATGATAATGATGCTAGTAGGATGAGACCTAAGAAGATGCTTCGCCGATCAAAAGACAATGATGGTGTTTGCACTGGCAGCAAAGAATTGTTGACTGCAAGGTATATAAACATGCAAAGCTTTCATACTAGTAGGGTTGATGGCAAAACTGGATATGCCTTTTTGTCCACAGCAGAGGTTATGCAAAATCCTCCTCAAAGTCTAAATGTTAGTTCTGAAGTTGAAGTGCTATCTCAGGACAGTGGGATTAGAGGTTGTTGGTTCAGAGCTTCAATAATTAAGAAGCACAAAGATAAGGTGAAGGTGAGATATCAAGATATTAGCGATGCAGCTAATGAAGCCCAGAAATTAGAG GAATGGGTTTTGGTTTCTAGGGTTGCTGCTCCTGACCAATTGGCTATCCGGATTAGTGGAAGGACTGTTGTCCGGCCCACGCCCCAGTTCAATAAAGGCCAAATGGCATCAGTTGCTGATGTTGGGACTGCTGTAGATGCTTGGTGGAACGATGCTTGGTGGGAAGGCATTGTTGTCCATAAGGAAACTGAAGATAGAATTCATGTTTTCTTCCCAG gagTAAAGAAGGAATCAGTTTTTTGCTGTTCTGACCTGAGACTTTCCCTAGAATGGTTGGGAAATGCGTGGAAACATATCAAGGAAAGGCCAGATATTCTGTCACATTTATCATCCTGCTTGGAAAGAAAGCAAGTAACTTTCATATCTGATGAGAGCAAATTGGCCGAAGTTGCCATTCCTGGTTCCAGGCAGTCAGGAAAGGCCAACCCTGAATGTGGCGATTATCCTTTCGAAAGTAGACTTGATATGAGAAAAGAGGTGAAGGCGCTTCCAGATCTTTCGAAGGATAAGTTGCTTGCCCAATTGAGGTGGAGCTCAATAAAGAAGAGAAGACGTGGTAGTGGGAGTTCTGGCCATAAGATGCATCACAACAATAACGGTGGTCTAAGGTTATCAGAAGTTGTTGGATCCAATGCAGGTGAAAGATTTCTGATTCCAACTTCCTTGAAAGTTGATCACGAGAACTGCAAGTACATGGGGGATTCTCTGTTTACTTGTGCTGTTGTGCAGCCTCTAACAGGCTTGGTTATGTCTAGATGA